A stretch of the Sorangium aterium genome encodes the following:
- a CDS encoding glycoside hydrolase family 5 protein has protein sequence MSHDLTPGLFTGPKWTRGLLQLALPAMVLVACGSPSGESTSGGGDASTVASASTSSSGGVDATASASSGGHGGSDGNGGSGGNGGSGGNGGNGGSGSNGGSGGNGGSGGNGGSGGNGGSGGNGGSGGNGGDDASTVASSSASSGSGGASTSTVASSSASSSSAGGAGGGDASTSAVASSSASSSSAGGAGGGDASTSAVASSSASSSGAGGAGGGDASTSAVTSSSASSSGAGGMGGGDASTSSVTTTSSATSSTTSTGTGPLARTPVERHGRLKVMGNRVVDEHGEELQLKGMSMFWSVWEGEKFYNASAVGTLVNDWDVTVIRAAMTANTSGLGYVNNPDAEKRKVKAIVDAAIARGIYVLIDWHDHDAIRNKEAAKRFFREMAIEYGDEPAVIFEVFNEPDTETWEQVKSYAEEVIREIRGAGSDNLVIVGSPNWSQDVDVASRNPITSYDNIAYTLHFYAATHKDALRTKARTALSAGLALFVTEWGTCASSGNGALDLAESQRWLDFMASNSISWLNWSVVDKAESCAALRPGASAGGPWSDGQLTESGRWVKQKIQAP, from the coding sequence ATGAGCCATGACTTGACCCCTGGACTGTTCACCGGGCCGAAGTGGACGCGCGGCCTTCTGCAGCTCGCCTTGCCCGCGATGGTGCTGGTCGCGTGCGGAAGCCCGTCAGGAGAATCGACATCAGGGGGCGGCGACGCATCGACCGTGGCGTCGGCGTCGACCTCCTCGAGTGGCGGCGTCGATGCGACGGCGTCGGCCTCCTCGGGCGGCCATGGCGGTTCGGACGGCAACGGCGGCTCAGGCGGCAATGGCGGCTCGGGCGGCAATGGCGGCAACGGCGGCTCGGGCAGCAACGGCGGCTCGGGCGGCAATGGTGGCTCGGGCGGCAATGGTGGCTCGGGCGGCAACGGCGGCTCGGGCGGCAACGGCGGCTCGGGCGGTAACGGCGGCGACGATGCGTCGACTGTGGCCTCCTCGTCGGCCTCCTCGGGCAGCGGCGGCGCGTCGACGTCGACCGTGGCGTCCTCGTCGGCCTCCTCGAGCAGCGCCGGTGGCGCGGGCGGCGGCGATGCCTCGACGTCGGCCGTGGCCTCTTCGTCGGCCTCCTCGAGCAGCGCCGGCGGCGCGGGCGGCGGCGATGCCTCGACGTCGGCCGTGGCCTCCTCGTCGGCCTCCTCGAGCGGCGCCGGCGGCGCGGGTGGCGGCGATGCCTCGACGTCGGCCGTCACCTCCTCGTCGGCCTCCTCGAGCGGCGCCGGCGGCATGGGTGGCGGCGATGCCTCGACGTCGAGCGTGACCACCACCTCGAGCGCCACGAGCTCGACCACCTCGACCGGCACGGGCCCCCTCGCGAGGACGCCGGTGGAGCGGCACGGCCGCCTGAAGGTGATGGGCAACCGCGTCGTCGACGAGCACGGGGAAGAGCTCCAGCTCAAGGGCATGAGCATGTTCTGGAGCGTGTGGGAGGGCGAGAAGTTCTACAACGCGTCCGCCGTCGGCACGCTCGTGAACGACTGGGATGTGACCGTCATCCGCGCCGCGATGACCGCCAACACATCGGGGCTCGGCTACGTCAACAACCCGGACGCGGAGAAGCGGAAGGTCAAGGCGATCGTCGACGCCGCCATCGCGAGAGGCATTTACGTGCTCATCGACTGGCACGATCACGACGCGATCCGGAACAAGGAGGCCGCGAAGCGCTTTTTCCGGGAGATGGCGATCGAGTACGGCGATGAGCCCGCCGTGATCTTCGAGGTGTTCAACGAGCCCGACACCGAGACCTGGGAGCAGGTGAAGTCGTATGCCGAGGAGGTGATCCGGGAGATCCGCGGCGCTGGCTCCGACAACCTCGTGATCGTCGGGTCGCCGAACTGGTCGCAGGACGTGGACGTCGCCTCCAGGAACCCGATCACGAGCTACGACAACATCGCCTACACGCTCCACTTCTATGCCGCGACGCACAAGGATGCGCTGCGCACCAAGGCGAGGACCGCGCTGTCCGCGGGCCTCGCGCTGTTCGTCACCGAGTGGGGCACCTGCGCTTCCAGCGGCAACGGCGCGCTGGATCTCGCCGAGTCGCAGCGGTGGCTCGACTTCATGGCCAGCAACAGCATCAGCTGGCTCAACTGGTCCGTCGTCGATAAGGCCGAGTCCTGCGCCGCGCTCAGGCCCGGAGCGAGCGCCGGCGGCCCGTGGTCGGATGGCCAGCTGACCGAGTCGGGGCGGTGGGTGAAGCAGAAGATCCAGGCGCCTTGA